One genomic window of Silene latifolia isolate original U9 population unplaced genomic scaffold, ASM4854445v1 scaffold_198, whole genome shotgun sequence includes the following:
- the LOC141638206 gene encoding uncharacterized protein LOC141638206, protein MVNGEGDKPWKEDMDAIRAEIGQISYVVKSIATDLARKKKKKLNGSESDTQSESEEDGQPKSTKKTNDDDRGLKLDIPEFNGDGDAEKFLDWIRQAERIFEYKNYDENKQFKVATLKLTKYASLWYENMKRQRKKDRKPKIETWDKLKKHLTKRFLPRDYEQDNYLKLTSLSQESSSVSDYINEFEKMSIVCDLEEKQELRTARFIRGLNTNLAQRVEIQHYDNFDDACRLALKFEKQDKSKKSYTRDYAKNSSTYSKSAATTSSSKEPRHEDPKDKGKGTVVEAKETRLRRCFKCQGYGHIANECPQRKALTIQELINLIPNFVVPDSESGPIDVEDESDREEVHEVEPYSDEDKEVLVLRSLHTEAAQIEHEQREQLFHSRCKVNSRICTLIIDSGSCTNVIAKDVVAKLKLPTKNHPKPYKLHWLDGNNGVMVKKQALISLQLGPYKDEILCDVIPMNACHILLGRPWQYDRKVEHDGRSNVYVVSKGKAKYHLKPLSPTKYNKPIAKDSLFLNANEAEEVVARGEPAYLLVVREMKKMESNDARIRELLVEFSDVFPDELPDGLPPKRGIEHQIDLLPGAALPNKPAYRCNPEEAKELQRQVQELIDRGYVKESLSPCAVPALLVPKKEGTWRMCIDSRAVNNITIKYRFPMPRLDDMLDELSGSCVFSKLDLRSGYHQMRIREGDEWKTAFKTKQGFKSEEEHKLHLRAVFEVMRTQKLYGKLEKCTFMVPSVVFLGYIVGKEGVSMDPSKVEAIQAWPVPKSTTEVRSFHGLASFYRRFIQGFSSIMAPITELTKKGEFVWTPSAQKAFEEVKKKLCSGPVLALPNFEKLFEVECDASGVGIGAVLIQEKRPIAYFSEKLGGARLNYSTYDKEFYAIQKLNIRHAKWVEFLQSFTFSSKYKTGNSNIVADALSRRHCLLVELDARLLGFEHIKELYKADPAFAKEVIEPTGLYTMQDGFLFKGNRLCIPQGSIQELIIREAHGGALAGHFGSNKIYDIVSEHFYWPKMSKDVQEIVGKCVVCQKAKSSFVKGSVYAFTRAKTALERGEHGFHTWFAENTKG, encoded by the exons ATGGTGAATGGAGAAGGAGATAAACCATGGAAGGAGGATATGGATGCAATTAGAGCAGAGATTGGCCAGATTTCTTACGTAGTAAAGAGCATAGCTACGGATTTAGccagaaaaaagaagaagaaattgaaCGGGTCAGAGTCAGACACCCAATCTGAATCTGAAGAGGACGGACAGCCAAAATCAACCAAAAAAACGAATGATGATGATAGAGGCCTGAAACTCGACATTCCCGAGTTTAACGGAGATGGAGATGCTGAAAAATTTTTGGATTGGATTCGTCAGGCAGAGAGGATCTTTGAATACAAAAATTATGATGAAAACAAGCAATTCAAGGTGGCTACCTTAAAATTGACCAAGTACGCATCTTTGTGGTACGAAAACATGAAGAGGCAGCGTAAGAAGGATAGGAAGCCAAAAATTGAAACATGGGATAAACTCAAGAAGCACCTCACAAAGAGATTCCTTCCTAGAGACTATGAGCAGGACAATTATCTAAAACTAACATCTCTGTCACAAGAGAGTTCGAGTGTCTCTGATTACATAAATGAGTTTGAAAAGATGAGTATCGTATGTGATCTAGAGGAAAAGCAAGAGTTGAGGACTGCACGATTCATTCGTGGTCTCAACACTAATTTGGCGCAAAGGGTGGAAATTCAACATTATGATAACTTTGATGATGCTTGCAGATTGGCTCTTAAATTTGAGAAGCAGGATAAGAGCAAGAAGTCCTATACTCGTGACTACGCAAAGAATTCGAGCACATACTCGAAATCAGCCGCTACCACATCTAGTAGCAAGGAACCACGACATGAGGATCCTAAAGATAAAGGAAAAGGCACGGTGGTGGAAGCTAAGGAGACACGGTTGAGGCGTTGCTTCAAGTGTCAGGGATATGGGCACATTGCCAATGAATGTCCGCAAAGGAAAGCTCTGACAATTCAAGAATTGATTAACTTAATTCCAAATTTCGTTGTCCCAGATTCTGAATCGGGGCCTATTGATGTCGAAGATGAGAGTGATAGGGAAGAAGTACATGAGGTGGAGCCTTACAGTGACGAGGATAAAGAAGTGTTGGTGCTTAGAAGCCTCCACACCGAGGCTGCCCAAATTGAGCACGAGCAAAGAGAGCAATTGTTTCATTCCCGTTGTAAGGTAAACAGTCGGATTTGCACTCTTATTATTGATAGTGGTTCTTGtaccaatgttatagctaaggatgTCGTTGCTAAACTGAAATTGCCTACTAAGAATCATCCTAAACCATATAAATTACATTGGCTTGATGGGAATAATGGAGTTATGGTAAAGAAACAGGCTTTAATTTCTTTGCAATTGGGACCGTATAAAGATGAGATATTATGTGACGTAATCCCGATGAATGCCTGCCATATTTTGCTGGGTAGACCGTGGCAATATGATAGGAAGGTGGAACATGACGGACGAAGTAATGTCTATGTTGTCTCTAAAGGAAAAGCTAAGTATCATTTGAAACCATTGTCGCCAACCAAATATAACAAACCTATTGCAAAAGACAGTTTGTTTTTGAATGCTAATGAGGCCGAGGAGGTTGTAGCGAGAGGGGAACCAGCATACCTACTGGTTGTTCGAGAGATGAAAAAAATGGAGAGTAATGATGCGAGGATTCGGGAGTTATTAGTTGAGTTCAGTGATGTGTTTCCCGACGAGTTACCTGATGGGTTACCACCAAAGAGAGGGATTGAGCACCAAATTGACTTACTTCCAGGGGCTGCATTACCTAATAAACCAGCCTATCGATGTAATCCCGAAGAGGCTAAGGAATTACAGAGACAAGTGCAAGAACTGATAGATAGAGGTTATGTGAAAGAAAGCTTGAGCCCGTGTGCTGTACCAGCTCTTTTGGTACCGAAAAAAGAGGGAACTTGGCGAATGTGTATAGATAGCAGAGCCGTGAATAACATCACTATTAAATACCGTTTTCCtatgccaagacttgatgatatgctaGATGAACTTTCTGGTTCATGTGTGTTTTCTAAACTGGATTTGAGGAGTGGATACCACCAAATGCGGATTCGTGAAGGGGATGAGTGGAAGACAGCGTTCAAAACGAAACAGGGatt CAAGAGTGAAGAAGAGCACAAGCTCCATCTTAGAGCTGTATTTGAAGTCATGAGAACGCAGAAGCTGTATGGTAAGCTCGAAAAGTGCACTTTTATGGTGCCGAGTGTTGTTTTTCTTGGTTACATTGTAGGGAAAGAAGGAGTAAGCATGGACCCATCCAAGGTCGAAGCTATTCAAGCCTGGCCAGTGCCTAAATCCACGACTGAAGTCCGTAGTTTTCATGGTTTGGCATCGTTTTATAGGCGTTTTATCCAGGGGTTTAGCTCAATCATGGCTCCAATTACCGAGCTAACCAAGAAAGGGGAGTTTGTTTGGACTCCGAGTGCTCAAAAAGCATTTGAAGAAGTGAAGAAAAAGTTGTGTTCTGGACCTGTTTTGGCGCTGCCCAACTTCGAGAAATTatttgaagtcgagtgtgatgcGAGTGGCGTTGGGATTGGTGCCGTGTTGATCCAAGAGAAACGACCCATTGCTTATTTCAGTGAGAAACTTGGAGGTGCAAGGCTGAACTATTCAACCTATGACAAAGAGTTTTATGCCATT CAAAAATTGAACATAAGGCACGCGAAGTGGGTCGAGTTTTTACAGTCATTCACGTTTTCATCCAAGTACAAAACAGGTAATTCTAATATTGTAGCTGATGCATTATCTAGAAGACACTGTTTGTTGGTTGAATTAGATGCAAGATTGTTGGGTTTTGAGCATATTAAAGAGTTGTACAAGGCTGACCCGGCATTTGCTAAAGAGGTGATTGAACCTACTGGACTTTATACAATGCAAGACGGATTTTTGTTTAAGGGAAATCGCCTTTGCATTCCACAAGGGTCAATTCAGGAGTTGATTATTAGAGAAGCTCACGGAGGAGCTTTGGCTGGTCATTTCGGTTCGAACAAGATATACGACATTGTAAGTGAACATTTCTATTGGCCCAAGATGAGTAAGGATGTTCAAGAAATTGTGGGCAAGTGCGTTGTGTGTCAGAAAGCAAAGAGTTCGTTTGTCAAAGGGTCAGTTTACGCCTTTACTCGTGCCAAAACAGCCTTGGAGCGAGGTGAGCATGGATTTCATACTTGGTTTGCCGagaacacaaaggggtaa